TAGGGTAGATATAGAAAGATTAAGATTTATGCTTAGTATGAATCAAAGTACTAGTCCTTCCTATCTATTAATGAATTCATTAGATACTACCGTAGCCATATTAATAGAGGATGGTAAAAAACTAATAGAGAATCTAATTAGAAATTTAGAGGAATTTTATAAAAAACTAGAGAATATAAACATAGATTATTTCAGTAAGAAAAAATTAAGTACCTATAATGTATATGATTACGATTTAACGAGAATAGTAATAGATATGACTAAATATGGAATAAATGGAAGACTATTAGAAAAAATTTTATATGAAAAATATAATATACAGATGGAGATGAGTGATACAAATCATATAGTTGGAGTGGCTACTATAGGAAACATAAAGGATGATTTTGAAAAATTATATGAAGCATTGGAAGAAATTAAGAATATTTATGGTAGGCAAGAAATAATAGAAGAAAAAAGCATTAATTATAATATAATGCCAAAGGTAGTACTAAATCCCCGACAAGCTGTATATAGTAAAAAGAAGAACATAGACTTTCATAATAGCATTGGATATATAAGTGCAGAGTATATTATACCATACCCACCAGGGATTCCTATATTATGTCCTGGTGAAGAAATAAGTGAAGATATAATAAATCATATTACATTATTAAAAGAGAACAATATAAATCTTACAGGAATGAAAGATACAAGTTTAAAGTTTATACAAGTTATAGAAAAGTAGAATTTGAAATATAATATATAGTATAGTAAAATTTAGGTAATGTAGGGCATTGTTACATATATTTTATGTTCATTTTAATAACTATGGCCTATTAAAAATTAAGGACAGGGGTGAAGTGCATTGCGAAGATTTAGTAGCCATATGATAAGCTTAATTATGATAGCCCTTTTATTTTTAATCTTTTCATTTAATACAATAATTGAATTCGCAACAGACTATCAGTGGTTTAAGGAACTTGGGTACGATAAAGTATTTTTAACTAAGCTTATGACACAATTAAAACTAGGTATACCATGTTTTATAATTGTAACTATAGGTGTATATATTTACTTACTAATTTTGAAAAAATCTTATCATAAAAAAGTACAAAGTAATGTGGCAAGTATAAGTGATAAAAGAGTAAATCAATTGGCTTTAGGAATGTCAGCTATAGTGGCTTTTATGTCTAGTATGACATTGTTGGGGAGTTCCTGGTTTGAAATACTAGCATTTATGAATGCTACTGATTTTAAGGTGGCAGACCCTATTTTCAATAGGGACATAGGATTTTACATATTTAAATTACCCATATTACAACAATTCTATTATATGTCTATAGGTTTCATAGTCATCATGGGTATAGTAACTGTACTATTCTATATATTAATGATAGGAACTAGAAGACCTACTTTATTTAATTCTACAGATGAAGATGAGTTAAATTCAAGAAGGATAAATAGAAATTTTGGAAATAAAATAGACTTAGGTAACGGGAAGCAATTATTAAATATTGCACTTACCCAATTATTAATACTAGGTGTAATCCTGTTAATATTAATAGGGTTAGGATATTTACTAAATATCTATAACCTAATGTATTCCACAAGAGGTGTAGCCTATGGAGCCAGTTATACTGATGTGAATGTGAATATATGGATATATAGAATTATGTCAGCTCTTTCTATAGTATCAGCTGTACTATTAATTGCGGGTGCTAAAAAGAAAAATCTAAAATTAGCCTTAAGTGGACCTGTAATAATGATAGTAGTAAGTGTAATTGGAAATATGGCAGCAATGGGAGTACAAAACTTCATAGTAGAGCCAGATGAATTATCTAAGGAAAGAAAATACCTGGAGAACAATATAAAATACACTCAAATGGCTTACAATATTAATGCAGTGGAAGAAAGAAATTTTAAAGCAACAGACACTTTAACAAGGGAAGATATAGATAAAAACGAAGGAACTATAGAGAATATAAGAATAAATGATTATAGACCTACAAAGCAGTTTTATAATCAAAGTCAAGGAATAAGAAGATACTATCAATTCCATGATGTGGATGTGGATAGATATACATTAAACGGTGAATTAACTCAAGTATTTTTATCTCCAAGGGAAATGAATTCAGCTGAGATAACTGACCAGTGGATAAATAAATATTTAAAATACACCCATGGATATGGTGTAGCCCTATCACCAGTAGATGCCATAACTAGTGTAGGTCAGCCAGAATTATTAGTTAAGGATATTCCTCCTAAAACTAATATGGAAGAATTAAAAATTGATTATCCTCAAATATACTTTGGAGAATTAACTGATAACTACGTTATAACTAATACGAAGGAAAAGGAATTTGATTATCCACAAGGTAATGAAAATGCAGAGACTTTCTATGAAGGAGATGCAGGTTTAAAATTAAGTGGGATGAACAAAATACTATTTGCCATAAAAGAGAAGAGTTTAAAACTTATTATTTCTAATAACATTAAAAGTGACAGTAGAATTTTACTATATAGAAACATAAAAGAAAGGGTAAAGAAAATAGCTCCATTTATATACTATGATAAGGACCCATATATAGTAGTGGCAGATAAAAAATTATACTGGATTATGGATGGATATACTACAAGTTCAAATTATCCTTATGCAGAACCTTATAATAAAAATAAAATAAATTATATAAGAAATTCTGTAAAAGTAGTTATAGATGCATACAATGGTCATACTACATATTACATAACAGACGAAAAAGACCCAATTATTCAGACAATGTCTAAGGTTTTTCCACAATTATTTACATCTGTGGATAAAATGCCTCCTAAAATAAAAGAACACATGAGATATCCACAAACAATATTTGATATTCAAGCTAGTGTATATAGAAGATATCACATGAATAACACGGATGTATTTTATCAAAATGAAGATTTATGGGATATAGCTAAAGAAATTTATGGTGGAAGCGATAAATCAGATATTATGGAATCAAATTATTTCATAATGAAGTTACCAGAGGAAGAAAAGGAAGAATTTTTATTATCCATTCCATATACACCTAAAAATAAGCCTAATATGACGGCACTTTTAATGGCTAGAAATGATGGAGAGGATTACGGAAAATTAATATTATATAAACTTCCAAAACAAAAGAACGTATATGGTCCTATGCAAATAGAATCTAAGATAGATCAAAATACTACTATATCTAAAGAATTCTCACTATGGGGACAAAAGGGATCTAGTTATATAAGGGGTAATTTACTCATTATACCTATAGAAAATTCCCTACTTTATATAGAGCCAATTTATCTAAAGGCAGACAATGAAAACTCATTACCAGAAGTTAAGAGAGTAGTTGTAGCCTATGGAGATAAAATAGCCTATGAGGAAACCCTAAATAAAGCATTAGAATCTCTATTTGGAAGAAGTGGAGAAACAACAGGCCAAGAAATTCCAGATGGGGAATTGCCAATAGATGGAGATAGTATAACATTAATAGAAAGGGCTAATGAAGCCTTCTTAAGGGCAGAAGAAGCCCAAAGACAAGGTAACTGGTCTGAGTATGGTAGATATATTAATGAAGTTAAGAAAATACTAGTAGAGTTAAAGGATAAAGAATAAGAAAAACTCTAATATGCAAATTCATTTGCATATTAGAGTTTTTTTAGTTTATTTGAAATTAAAATATTAAACTGGCCAATAGATTATACACAAATATTATTGGTGGTGATATTAATTTATCTATAATATCTGTAATTATTAAAATTAGGAGTACAAATCTAGAAAAATTATAAATTTTAAAATAGTTCGGACTCTCATACAGATTAAATAGATTTACTATTACATGTGATCCATCTAAAGGTGGAAATGGGAATAAATTAAACACACATAAAACTACATTTATCCAAGCTGCATATTGAAAAATCCTTATGGTGGTGTCAAGTAAGCTTCCCTCCATTATGGAACCATTAGTAGCAAATATTATTTTTATGGATATGAAGAAAAATATTGCTAACAATATGTTCATAAAAGGTCCTGCTAAAGATACTAATACATCATCCCTTTTAGGGTTTTTAAAGTTTCTAGGATCTATTACTACAGGTTTAGCCCAGCCAAAGCCCGCAATTAAAAGAAATATAAATCCAACAAAATCTATATGAGGAAGGGGACTTATAGTAAGCCTTCCCATTTTCTTAGGGGTATCATCTCCAAGCCATACGGCCATTTGGGCATGGGCATATTCATGGAATGATAATCCTATTAAAATTCCAGGTAATAATAATAATTTATCCATTATATTAAATGACATTTCTAATCTCCTTTTCCTAAAAATATTTAACAACCTATTATAACATAATGTATATGTTCAAATATTAATAAAGTATTAATTTTTAAGTGATACTTCTATAAGGGATATCTCCATCAAAATGACGAAATTATACGCTAAGGAATTGAAATTTATGAGATTTTCCCCTTATATTAAGATTTATTTTTATGAAACTTTTTTCATTTTGACTGTGTCTAATATATAGAATGAGATGAAAACATTCATTGATTATATTAAAAAACTGCATTTTATAGAATTTTAACTCTATAACTAAAAAAGGA
The nucleotide sequence above comes from Anaeromicrobium sediminis. Encoded proteins:
- a CDS encoding UPF0182 family membrane protein is translated as MISLIMIALLFLIFSFNTIIEFATDYQWFKELGYDKVFLTKLMTQLKLGIPCFIIVTIGVYIYLLILKKSYHKKVQSNVASISDKRVNQLALGMSAIVAFMSSMTLLGSSWFEILAFMNATDFKVADPIFNRDIGFYIFKLPILQQFYYMSIGFIVIMGIVTVLFYILMIGTRRPTLFNSTDEDELNSRRINRNFGNKIDLGNGKQLLNIALTQLLILGVILLILIGLGYLLNIYNLMYSTRGVAYGASYTDVNVNIWIYRIMSALSIVSAVLLIAGAKKKNLKLALSGPVIMIVVSVIGNMAAMGVQNFIVEPDELSKERKYLENNIKYTQMAYNINAVEERNFKATDTLTREDIDKNEGTIENIRINDYRPTKQFYNQSQGIRRYYQFHDVDVDRYTLNGELTQVFLSPREMNSAEITDQWINKYLKYTHGYGVALSPVDAITSVGQPELLVKDIPPKTNMEELKIDYPQIYFGELTDNYVITNTKEKEFDYPQGNENAETFYEGDAGLKLSGMNKILFAIKEKSLKLIISNNIKSDSRILLYRNIKERVKKIAPFIYYDKDPYIVVADKKLYWIMDGYTTSSNYPYAEPYNKNKINYIRNSVKVVIDAYNGHTTYYITDEKDPIIQTMSKVFPQLFTSVDKMPPKIKEHMRYPQTIFDIQASVYRRYHMNNTDVFYQNEDLWDIAKEIYGGSDKSDIMESNYFIMKLPEEEKEEFLLSIPYTPKNKPNMTALLMARNDGEDYGKLILYKLPKQKNVYGPMQIESKIDQNTTISKEFSLWGQKGSSYIRGNLLIIPIENSLLYIEPIYLKADNENSLPEVKRVVVAYGDKIAYEETLNKALESLFGRSGETTGQEIPDGELPIDGDSITLIERANEAFLRAEEAQRQGNWSEYGRYINEVKKILVELKDKE
- a CDS encoding aminotransferase class I/II-fold pyridoxal phosphate-dependent enzyme, with protein sequence MKNIIENKLRSIDRVSFHVPGHKHGRIYKNYGLSNILDLDTTEIPGTDNLHSPEGIIRESQIRAANFFGADNTFFLVNGTTSGNLSALMATLNPGEKVLVPRNCHKSVVSGMIMGGIEPVYIMPQIYRGISMGIDLHTLENKLKEDRQIKAILITNPNYYGICVDIQKISKIAHTYGKILIVDEAHGSHLTLSEELPMDALSAGADIVCQSTHKTLMSFTQSSMVHVKGNRVDIERLRFMLSMNQSTSPSYLLMNSLDTTVAILIEDGKKLIENLIRNLEEFYKKLENINIDYFSKKKLSTYNVYDYDLTRIVIDMTKYGINGRLLEKILYEKYNIQMEMSDTNHIVGVATIGNIKDDFEKLYEALEEIKNIYGRQEIIEEKSINYNIMPKVVLNPRQAVYSKKKNIDFHNSIGYISAEYIIPYPPGIPILCPGEEISEDIINHITLLKENNINLTGMKDTSLKFIQVIEK
- a CDS encoding site-2 protease family protein, giving the protein MSFNIMDKLLLLPGILIGLSFHEYAHAQMAVWLGDDTPKKMGRLTISPLPHIDFVGFIFLLIAGFGWAKPVVIDPRNFKNPKRDDVLVSLAGPFMNILLAIFFFISIKIIFATNGSIMEGSLLDTTIRIFQYAAWINVVLCVFNLFPFPPLDGSHVIVNLFNLYESPNYFKIYNFSRFVLLILIITDIIDKLISPPIIFVYNLLASLIF